From the genome of Naumannella halotolerans, one region includes:
- the gluQRS gene encoding tRNA glutamyl-Q(34) synthetase GluQRS — protein sequence MPPLNPDDDPDGDPATADQVQAPPYRAEAPIGRGAGRYAPSPTSDLHLGNLRTGLLAWLFARSTDRDFLLRVEDLDQARVAAAPEVALRQLADLAALGLDHDRDIWWQSERNPVYAQAAGRLPTYECFCTRRDIAEASQAPHDDGYRPYPGTCRNLSEDERARRRRERPAALRVRVPSGTVCTVQDRLHGEFSGPVDDFVLRRNDGTWAYNLAVVVDDLASGVDQVIRGDDLLSSAPRQAWLAGQLGGKQPVYAHVPLVVNAEGRRLAKRDGAVTMRELGVDGGRMLGLLGGSLGIAAPGERVSAEVLLRRFDPDALPRTPWVVEPGLLTDRN from the coding sequence GTGCCTCCCCTCAACCCCGACGACGACCCCGACGGCGATCCGGCGACCGCCGATCAGGTCCAGGCGCCACCGTACCGTGCCGAGGCCCCGATCGGCCGCGGCGCCGGGCGGTACGCGCCGAGCCCTACCTCGGACCTGCACCTGGGCAACCTGCGTACCGGCCTGCTGGCCTGGTTGTTCGCCCGCAGCACCGACCGGGACTTCCTGCTGCGAGTCGAGGACCTCGACCAGGCCCGGGTCGCCGCGGCGCCGGAGGTGGCGCTGCGACAACTGGCCGATCTGGCCGCCCTCGGTCTCGATCACGACCGCGACATCTGGTGGCAGAGCGAACGCAATCCGGTCTATGCACAGGCGGCGGGCCGCTTGCCGACCTATGAGTGTTTCTGCACGCGGCGCGACATCGCCGAGGCCTCCCAGGCGCCGCATGACGACGGGTACCGCCCGTACCCGGGAACCTGCCGGAACCTGTCCGAGGACGAACGCGCACGGCGACGCCGCGAACGCCCGGCCGCCCTGCGGGTACGGGTGCCGAGCGGCACCGTCTGCACCGTCCAGGACCGGTTGCACGGTGAGTTCTCCGGGCCTGTCGACGACTTCGTCCTCCGTCGCAATGACGGCACTTGGGCCTACAACCTGGCGGTGGTGGTCGACGACCTCGCCTCCGGAGTGGACCAGGTGATCCGCGGCGATGACCTGTTGTCGTCGGCGCCGCGGCAGGCCTGGCTGGCCGGGCAGCTCGGCGGGAAGCAACCGGTCTATGCCCATGTTCCGTTGGTGGTCAACGCCGAGGGTCGGCGGCTGGCCAAGCGCGACGGTGCGGTGACCATGCGGGAACTGGGCGTCGACGGTGGGCGGATGCTCGGGTTGCTCGGCGGTTCGCTGGGGATCGCCGCCCCCGGTGAGCGGGTCAGCGCCGAGGTGTTGTTGCGACGGTTCGACCCCGATGCGCTACCCCGTACCCCGTGGGTCGTGGAACCGGGCCTGCTGACAGACCGGAATTGA